In the genome of Notamacropus eugenii isolate mMacEug1 chromosome 5, mMacEug1.pri_v2, whole genome shotgun sequence, one region contains:
- the ERF gene encoding ETS domain-containing transcription factor ERF isoform X1 produces MKTPADTGFAFPDWAYKPESSPGSRQIQLWHFILELLRKEEYQDVIAWQGDYGEFVIKDPDEVARLWGVRKCKPQMNYDKLSRALRYYYNKRILHKTKGKRFTYKFNFNKLVLVNYPFIDVGLAGGAVPQSAPPVPSGGGHFRFPPSTPSEVLSPTEDPRSPPACSASSSASSLFSAVVARRLGRGSVSDCSDGTSELEEALVEDPRARPPGPPELGAFRGPPPARLAPEAGVFRVYPRPRGAPEPLSPFPVSPLAGPGSLLPPQLSPAMPVTPTHLAYSPSPTLSPMYPGGGGSHFSFSPEDMKRYLQAHTQSVYNYHLSPRAFLHYPGLVVPQPQRPDKCPLPPLAPETPPAPSSASSSSSSSSSSPFKFKLQPPPLGRRQREREKPLVGAEKGAGAPVGDVPPAPGPAPPQIKVEPISEGESEEVEVTDISDEDDDEDGEVFKAPRVPPAPPKVEPGEGPSPAQCMPLKLRFKRRWSEDCRLEGGGIGSGGGQEEEDKKVRAGNPLAPRRVSADLQHATAQLSLEHRDS; encoded by the exons GCTTCGCCTTCCCAGACTGGGCCTACAAGCCCGAATCATCCCCGGGCTCTCGGCAGATCCAGCTGTGGCATTTCATCTTGGAACTGCTTCGGAAGGAAGAGTATCAGGATGTCATTGCATGGCAGGGGGACTATGGCGAGTTCGTCATCAAAGACCCTGATGAGGTGGCGCGCCTGTGGGGCGTACGAAAGTGCAAGCCCCAGATGAACTATGACAAGCTGAGCCGGGCCCTGCG CTATTACTATAACAAGCGTATCCTTCATAAGACCAAGGGCAAAAGGTTCACCTACAAGTTCAACTTTAACAAGCTCGTGCTGGTGAATTATCCGTTCATTGACGTGGGGCTGGCGG GTGGGGCCGTGCCTCAGAGCGCCCCGCCGGTGCCCTCTGGGGGAGGCCACTTCCGGTTCCCCCCCTCGACGCCCTCTGAGGTGCTGTCCCCCACGGAGGACCCTCGCTCACCCCCGGCCTGTTCGGCCTCCTCGTCAGCTTCTTCACTCTTCTCAGCCGTGGTGGCACGACGTTTGGGCAGAGGTTCCGTCAGCGACTGCAGTGATGGCACCTCGGAGCTGGAGGAGGCCCTAGTGGAAGATCCCAGGGCCCGCCCTCCAGGGCCCCCAGAGCTGGGTGCCTTTCGGGGACCCCCGCCAGCCCGCCTGGCCCCCGAGGCGGGTGTCTTCCGGGTCTACCCTCGGCCCCGTGGAGCCCCAGAACCCCTGAGCCCCTTCCCTGTCTCCCCCCTGGCTGGCCCTGGCTCTCTACTTCCCCCACAGCTCTCCCCAGCTATGCCCGTGACCCCCACCCACCTGGCCTACAGCCCTTCCCCAACGCTGAGCCCCATGTACCCTGGGGGGGGTGGCTCCCACTTCTCTTTCAGCCCGGAGGACATGAAGCGCTACCTCCAGGCCCACACTCAGAGTGTCTACAATTACCACCTCAGCCCTCGGGCCTTCCTGCACTATCCGGGGCTGGTGGTCCCTCAGCCCCAGCGCCCAGACAAGTGTCCGCTGCCGCCTCTGGCCCCCGAGACGCCACCCGCCCCGTCCTCggcatcttcctcttcctcatcctcctcgTCCTCCCCTTTCAAGTTTAAGCTGCAGCCTCCTCCTCTGGGCCGGCGCCAGCGAGAGCGGGAGAAGCCCCTGGTGGGGGCTGAGAAAGGCGCTGGGGCCCCTGTGGGGGACGTGCCCCCGGCTCCTGGCCCAGCCCCACCCCAGATCAAGGTGGAGCCCATCTCAGAGGGAGAGTCAGAGGAGGTAGAGGTGACCGACATCAGTGACgaagatgatgatgaggatggggAGGTGTTCAAGGCTCCTCGGGTGCCCCCTGCACCCCCTAAGGTGGAACCTGGGGAGGGCCCCAGCCCCGCCCAGTGCATGCCCCTCAAACTTCGGTTCAAGCGGCGCTGGAGTGAGGATTGCCGCCTGGAGGGAGGCGGTATCGGCAGTGGCggggggcaggaggaggaggacaagaagGTCAGGGCTGGGAACCCCTTGGCCCCGAGGCGGGTTAGTGCCGACCTTCAGCATGCCACTGCCCAGCTCTCCTTGGAGCACCGAGATTCCTGA
- the ERF gene encoding ETS domain-containing transcription factor ERF isoform X2 — MNYDKLSRALRYYYNKRILHKTKGKRFTYKFNFNKLVLVNYPFIDVGLAGGAVPQSAPPVPSGGGHFRFPPSTPSEVLSPTEDPRSPPACSASSSASSLFSAVVARRLGRGSVSDCSDGTSELEEALVEDPRARPPGPPELGAFRGPPPARLAPEAGVFRVYPRPRGAPEPLSPFPVSPLAGPGSLLPPQLSPAMPVTPTHLAYSPSPTLSPMYPGGGGSHFSFSPEDMKRYLQAHTQSVYNYHLSPRAFLHYPGLVVPQPQRPDKCPLPPLAPETPPAPSSASSSSSSSSSSPFKFKLQPPPLGRRQREREKPLVGAEKGAGAPVGDVPPAPGPAPPQIKVEPISEGESEEVEVTDISDEDDDEDGEVFKAPRVPPAPPKVEPGEGPSPAQCMPLKLRFKRRWSEDCRLEGGGIGSGGGQEEEDKKVRAGNPLAPRRVSADLQHATAQLSLEHRDS, encoded by the exons ATGAACTATGACAAGCTGAGCCGGGCCCTGCG CTATTACTATAACAAGCGTATCCTTCATAAGACCAAGGGCAAAAGGTTCACCTACAAGTTCAACTTTAACAAGCTCGTGCTGGTGAATTATCCGTTCATTGACGTGGGGCTGGCGG GTGGGGCCGTGCCTCAGAGCGCCCCGCCGGTGCCCTCTGGGGGAGGCCACTTCCGGTTCCCCCCCTCGACGCCCTCTGAGGTGCTGTCCCCCACGGAGGACCCTCGCTCACCCCCGGCCTGTTCGGCCTCCTCGTCAGCTTCTTCACTCTTCTCAGCCGTGGTGGCACGACGTTTGGGCAGAGGTTCCGTCAGCGACTGCAGTGATGGCACCTCGGAGCTGGAGGAGGCCCTAGTGGAAGATCCCAGGGCCCGCCCTCCAGGGCCCCCAGAGCTGGGTGCCTTTCGGGGACCCCCGCCAGCCCGCCTGGCCCCCGAGGCGGGTGTCTTCCGGGTCTACCCTCGGCCCCGTGGAGCCCCAGAACCCCTGAGCCCCTTCCCTGTCTCCCCCCTGGCTGGCCCTGGCTCTCTACTTCCCCCACAGCTCTCCCCAGCTATGCCCGTGACCCCCACCCACCTGGCCTACAGCCCTTCCCCAACGCTGAGCCCCATGTACCCTGGGGGGGGTGGCTCCCACTTCTCTTTCAGCCCGGAGGACATGAAGCGCTACCTCCAGGCCCACACTCAGAGTGTCTACAATTACCACCTCAGCCCTCGGGCCTTCCTGCACTATCCGGGGCTGGTGGTCCCTCAGCCCCAGCGCCCAGACAAGTGTCCGCTGCCGCCTCTGGCCCCCGAGACGCCACCCGCCCCGTCCTCggcatcttcctcttcctcatcctcctcgTCCTCCCCTTTCAAGTTTAAGCTGCAGCCTCCTCCTCTGGGCCGGCGCCAGCGAGAGCGGGAGAAGCCCCTGGTGGGGGCTGAGAAAGGCGCTGGGGCCCCTGTGGGGGACGTGCCCCCGGCTCCTGGCCCAGCCCCACCCCAGATCAAGGTGGAGCCCATCTCAGAGGGAGAGTCAGAGGAGGTAGAGGTGACCGACATCAGTGACgaagatgatgatgaggatggggAGGTGTTCAAGGCTCCTCGGGTGCCCCCTGCACCCCCTAAGGTGGAACCTGGGGAGGGCCCCAGCCCCGCCCAGTGCATGCCCCTCAAACTTCGGTTCAAGCGGCGCTGGAGTGAGGATTGCCGCCTGGAGGGAGGCGGTATCGGCAGTGGCggggggcaggaggaggaggacaagaagGTCAGGGCTGGGAACCCCTTGGCCCCGAGGCGGGTTAGTGCCGACCTTCAGCATGCCACTGCCCAGCTCTCCTTGGAGCACCGAGATTCCTGA